The window TAGACTTTAAAAACAGTAAAACTCCGAAAAAAATTAAAAGTTCGCCGAGGATAGGAATCCCGGACAAAGGTATTTGGACGCTGAAAAATTTAAGATTTTTCGTTAACGGAAATAAATTCGTTTCCGGTATGAAAAAAAACGATTATGACAATTTTCCTTGGCTATAAAACGCCCGATTCAATATCCGAACCCGTCAATTTATATAAATTTTATAAAAAAAACCTTGCAATTACAAATTACGTATGCTATACTTTAATCGTTAATAACATTTTATTTAAAGGAGTATGTTATATGAAATGTAAAAGAACTGTATATGCCGTAAATCTCTTCCTTTTCGGTATTATTTTATTTTCCGGTTTAATTACCTCGTGCGGAGGAAAAAACGAAAAAGAAAAAAACGTATTAACCGTACAGGCCGAACAGGGCTGGATATCTTATTACGAAGCGGCGGCAAAGCGCGTGCAAGAAGCCAATCCGAATACCGAAATTAAACTTATAGAAGTAGGAGCTTTCGACCATTTGGATAAAATTGACGCTACCGATGCTTCAAACCAAGATGTAGCCGATTTATTCGCAATACCTGCCGACAGGCTCTACGGCCTTGCGGAAAATGAAGTTCTTGCGTCAATAGATTCTAAAAAACTTGCAGCGGAACTGGGCGGCTGGACGGATTTCGATTCGGGTTTAGGCGGTAATTTAAAAATAAATAACGAATACCTTGCCTTTCCCTTAAACATTGAAACCCTTATTACCTTCGTTAACGTTACAAATGCGCAAAAAGACGGAATAGATTATTCCAAGCCCTTTGAAATTTCCAATACTAAAGATGCCGATAAAATTTTACTTCCGCTTTTTGACGCTTGGTACGGTGTTGCCGCAACAAATTCCGCAAATATCGAACTTTTGAGCAAAAAAAGCGACAACGTACTTTTCTCGGATATTACTTCCGAATTTAACAACCTTTCAAACGATAAAAAAGAAGCTATAAAAATAATTTATGAATATTGGAAATTAAATTATAAAAATAAAACACCCTTGTTCGACCCTGAAGCGGGTTGGGGATATATCGATACGGAATTTTCAAACGGCAACAAGGGTGTTATCCGCTTAGGCGGCCCGTGGGATACGGCAAGCATCTCCGAGCAAACAAACGGCAACTTTGCAATATTCCCCATAGACCATATCACTTTAAACGGTAAACCGCTTTTGCACTGGAAAGGCGGCTGGGGTCTTGCAATTAACTCCAGAATAGAAAAAGATGCCGATAAATACGCTCTTGCACTGCAGATGATTAAAGAAATCGTTAATCCGAAATATGCCGCAGAATTTTTCAAAGCAACGGGTAAAATCTTGGAAAATGTCCCTGCCGATGTATATGAAAAACTTGACCTCGAAAAGACGGAAAAAGAAGTTATAAAGGCGGTTATAGCTTCATACACACTCTCCCCTGCCCGCCCCTTATTTAAAGAATGGGGTAAGGTTTGGGATACATGGAGAAATGCAATTCTCTCATGGAACAGCGTTAATCCGCAAACCGTAGAGGAAGCATATAAAGAATTAAAAGCGTCTTTTGATGCAATGATGACAAATTTTAGCATGTAAGATACTTAAAACAGGGGGCTTTTTTAAATACTTTTACAAGCCCCCTAAACTAATATGTGTATCAAACCGTTTAACAAACAGCTTTTAATAATACTCATTACAGCGGCTCTTATTATAAGCACGGCTTCGATTGAAGCCGTTGTAAATATAAAGAGCAAGGATTTTTACGAGGTATATTTAAAAATAAATCGAACCGCAGAATTTAAAGAATTTATAAATTATATGTTAATGATATATATAGCTGAAATATCGCTGCCTGTTGTAATTTCCGTTTACATATTTTTTACGATACAAAAATACGGCATTAACAATATTGCAAAACTTGTTTTCGGCGGAATGATTTTTACAAAACTCGGTAACATTATTATAAAATTACAATTTAATTCATTTTTTTATTATGCTTTTATTATTTTATATACGGTACTTTTTATTTCAATGATAAAAAAATACCGTCAAGATAAAGACGGCATAAAAGATTATGTTAAAGTAACACAATTGTAATTTTTTTATGGAGGGAACATGGTTTATTCAAAAACTCTTACGGACAATACGGGCGGTACTCACCCTCGTAAAAATATGTATCTTTTAAGTCTTGCGGAGGCGGACCCGGAACGGATAAAAACAATAAGGGCATTAAAAAAACAAACAGCTATAATATTAAATTAAAGGAATTTAAAGCCGAACGTAAACTCTTTCAAAAACAATTAAAAGAAAAACTAAAAAATTTTTCCGAATCAAATTCTGAAGACAGGGAAATCCTTCCTTTAAAAAAGAAAGTCTTTTCGGCAGAGCAAAAACAAACCTTTTATAAGGACTTTATTGAGCTTTCCTATGATGCCGTTTTGGAATATAAAATTGCCGAACTGGAAATACAACATATTACCGAACTCATTAAACATATAGAAAATCTTAAAAATGAACTTTCCAAGCAAAAAGAAAAACTTATAAAAATAGATGAGGCGGAGCGTCTTGATATACTGCAAAAAATAAAAACATTAACATTAGAGCGTAAACAACAATTGGATAACGACCTGAAATCCCTTGCCGAAAAAAAGACAAAAAAGCTTATTTCAAAAAAGGCATATAAAACGGAATCAAAGGCAAAAAAACGTTCTTTTAAAGACGATATTACTTCCGTCTCCTTTTTAGATACTAAAATGAGCATTCAAGAAGAAATAAAAAATTTAAAATACCGCATAAAAACCGATATTAAAACAAAGAGCCGTGTTTTAGAAGCCGATATTTCGGCTATCAGACGTAAAACCCCCATAGAGCCGGAACACATTCCCTTAATTTCATATTTTACATTTCTTATTCCGGGTCTCGGACAGCTGTTTAACAAGCAATATGTAAAGGCAGCTCTTTTCTTTTTAGGAACGGTTTTTATTTATGTAATTGCCGTACCCTATATTTTAGGGTTTACCAATTATCAAGGCGGCGGAATTACAGGACTTATAAATCTTGCAGGAGGAGGAGCGAAAATAGATAAATCAATTATTTTTATGATTGAAGGAATTATATCTCTTCTCCTTACAGTATTTTCGGTTCTGCTATACATAATCTCTTTTAAAGACGTACGCAATGTAGAATTAAATGCGGTAAAAGGAATAAGAAGGAACACTTGGTTTGAAAGTAAGCGTTCGATTGAAAGAGAAGGCTTCCCCTACCTTATTTCTTTTCCGGCCCTTATAATAATAGTATTTATAATAGTTGTCCCTATATTAACTACGGTATTTATCTCATTTACCAATATGGACCCGACTCATCAAAATAAATTTTCATGGATAGGCTTACAAAATTATAAACTTCTTGCTGCGGGAAGCGGAATAGCCGGAAAGGCGTTTTATCTTATTTTAGGCTGGACTCTTATTTGGACTGTAGGAGCTTCAACCCTTTCAATCGCAATAGGTTTTATTTTAAGCTTAATTGTAAATCAAGAAAGGATAAGAGGCAAAGCCGTATTTAGAACAATTTATCTTTTACCGTGGGCGGTTCCCGCATTTATAACTATTATGTTTTTTTCAATAATGGTTTCACGCGGGGGCCTTATTACGGAGCTTATCGAAAAAATATCGGGCTTATCCCTTGATATAAAAAATAACGCTCATCTTACCCGTACAAGCCTTATCCTGCTGCAAAGTTGGTTGGGCTCTTCCTATATTTTCTTACTTTCAACCGGAGTTTTACAGGGAATCCCAAAGGACTTATACGAAGCGGCCGACATTGACGGAGCTACTGGATTTCAAAAAGCGATAAAAATTACCGTTCCATTAGTACTCTTTCAAACGGCACCTCTTTTAATAATTCAATATGCTTTTAATTTTAACAATTTTTCAATTATATATCTTTTTAATTTAGGAGGCCCTTTTAATCCCAGTAAATACGGTAATTTGGCGGGGGCATCGGATATATTGATTTCTTATATTTACAAACTTACCATAGAAAATCAATATCAGGCAATAGGAGCGGCGGTTACAATGGTAATTTCGCTTGTTCTTATGTTTATAGCTTTTTTAAATTTTAAAAGAACAAAGTCTTTTAAAGAAAATTAAACCGAAAGGAGGAACTTAAGATGAAAAAACAAAAAACACTTTACCTGTCGGATAGGCAGCCTCTAACCGCAACTGGAAAAATATTTCTTGCACTTTCATATTCGCTTATGATAATCTGGGCTGTCTTAATTATTTGGCCCTTAGCGGTTATAGTTATCTCCGCTTTTAACGGAAATCAGGGAAAAAATATTTCTCTACAGCAAACATTTAAGTTTTCATTTAAACACTTCGATTATTTATTTAATAAAACATATTTTTTCTTTTGGGTACGAAATACTCTTATAATTGCAATTTCTACGGCCTTACTTACACTTATAATCGTATCGTTAACGGGTTACGCTTATTCCCGATACAGATTTACAGGTAAAAAAATAATTCTTATGAGTATCATGCTTATTCAAATAATACCGGTTTTTACGGGGCTTACGGCATTTTATACCCTTCATTCGATTATTTCGGAAGCGATACCGTTTTTTTCAAGAAAGGCCATGCTAATCTTAATTTACACGGGAGGAGGAATTGCAAGCAATACCTTTATTTTAAAAGGCTATATAGATTCAATCTCTACCGAATTGGACGATGCGGCCCGTATTGACGGCTGTTCAAATATGCAAGTATACGGGCTTGTTATAATGCCTATTGCCCGTCCCATGCTTGCCATTATAGCCCTTTGGTCTTTTATAGGCCCGTTTATGGATTATATGCTGCCGAAAATCCTCCTTACAAATTCAAAAGACTACACTCTTACCGTAGGATTATTCACGCTGATAAATGATGCCAGAACAATGAATGCTCCGGCACTCGCGGCGGGAGGCTTGTTAACGGCAATACCGATTATAATTTTATTTATAAGTTTACAAAATCAACTGGTTTCGGGTCTCAGTGCAGGCTCGGTTAAAGGATAGGTTCAGGAGGTTAATTATGAAAGTCAGTTTAAAAGATGTCGGAAAAAAATATGAAGGAAGAGAAAATTTTACCATACGCCATATCAACTTGGAAATAGGCGATAAAGAATTTTGCGTTATTTTAGGGCCGTCAGGCTGCGGTAAATCCACCCTGCTTAGAATGATTGCAGGTTTAAATTCAATTACGGAAGGAGAGCTAATCTTCGGCGACAAGGTGGTAAACAAGGTAGCACCTAAAAACAGGCATATAGCAATGGTCTTTCAATCCTACGCCTTATACCCGCATTTAACGGTTTATGATAATATGGCATTTTCTTTAAAAATGAAAAAAGAAAAAAAAGAAATTATACACAATAGGGTTTTAGAAGCGGCAAAAATTTTACAAATAAGCGATAACCTGTATTCACGGCCGTCAGACCTTTCAGGCGGACAACGCCAGCGCGTAGCTTTAGGGAGGGCAATGGTCAGAAGACCGCGCGTATTTTTAATGGACGAACCTCTTTCAAACCTTGACGCAAAATTACGGGAACATATGCGAGTGGAATTGGTAAGATTGCACAAACAAATGGAAACAACTTCAATTTACGTAACTCATGACCAAACCGAAGCTATGACAATGGCAACAAAAATCGTTTTATTGAATAAGGGAAAAATTCAACAGGTAGGTAAGCCTGAAGAATTTTACAATAAACCGGCCAATCTTTTTACGGCACAATTTATAGGCTCTCCCACAATGAATATTTTTAAAGGCAGCATCGAAAACGGAGTCTTTGTAAACGATTCGGGTTTAATAAAAGTCGCTCCTAAAGAAGAAGACGCTAAACGGCTTAACTCTTATGAAGGGAAAAAAGTATACTTAGGCATAAGGTCGGAAAGATTCCTTGCTCAAAAAAGCGAACGAAATTCTTTTCATACAAAAATAGAGGTTATTGAAATGCTCGGGAAAGAAAAGCTATTATATACACGGCTCGATGACGGAACGGAATGCGTAATGAGCGAACCGGGTTATTTTGAATATGCGGTCGATGAAGTTCATAATTTTACATTCGATACGGAAGCTCTTCATTTTTTTGACGGAGAAACCTCGGAAAGAATAAATTAAACTCGGCAAAAGCACAGGCTGAATATTATTCAAAAATTAAAAGTTTTTAAAATATTTTTTTATTGGAGAAAAAATGAACAGAAAATCGGGAATACTTTTACATCTAACATCTCTTCCCAATGATGAAGGGATAGGAACGCTCGGAAAAGAAGCGTTTGAGTTTATAGATTGGCTAAGCCGAAACAAACTCGGCGTGTGGCAAATGCTTCCTATAGGGCCTACAGGATACGGAGATTCTCCTTATGCCTCCTTTTCCGCCTTTGCGGGAAATCCGTACTTAATAAGTTTTAATGTTTTACGCGAACAAGGCTTTTTGTCCGAAGAAGAATTAAACACATACAAAAATCTGACCGAAAAATCCTGCATACCTTCCGCAGTAAATTACGGCTTTATAAGCTATCATAAAACGGCTATGCTTAAAAAAGCGGCCGAAACCGTTTCGGAAAAAACAAAAGAAGATTTTAATTTAAAAAATAAAATAGAACAATTTTACAACGAAGAAAAATTTTGGCTTGATGATTTTGCCGTATTTACCGCAATAAAAGAATTTTACGACAAGAAAAATAACGAAGAAAACGGGTCTTCCGGAATTTGGAATACCTGCTGGGAAAAAAATCTTTCACTTTGCAATAAAGAAGCCGTAAAAAACTTTTCCGCTCTGCATTCAAAAGAAATAGAAATACATAAAATAATTCAGTTTTTATTTTATGCGCAATGGACCGAATTAAAACATTATGCGGAAAATAAAAATATAAAACTCATAGGCGATATTCCGATTTTTGCAGCTCTGGACTCCTCAGACGTTTGGGTAAACAGAAATCTTTTTATGCTGGACGAAAACGGCCGACCGACGGCTGTTGCGGGGGTACCGCCCGACTTTTTTACTGCAATAGGACAACTTTGGGGAAATCCGCTTTATGATTGGGAAGCTATGAAAGCGGACGGCTATCTTTGGTGGAAAAAACGCATACGTCAAATGCTTAAACTTTTTGACATAATCCGCATTGACCATTTTCGCGGGTTTGAAGCCTTTTGGTCAATTCCGCCTGATGCGCCTAATGCGGTTTCCGGAAAATGGGTTAAGGGACCTGACCATCATTTTTTTGAAGAAATACAAAAAGATTTATATGATTTA is drawn from Treponema pedis and contains these coding sequences:
- a CDS encoding sugar ABC transporter substrate-binding protein; the encoded protein is MKCKRTVYAVNLFLFGIILFSGLITSCGGKNEKEKNVLTVQAEQGWISYYEAAAKRVQEANPNTEIKLIEVGAFDHLDKIDATDASNQDVADLFAIPADRLYGLAENEVLASIDSKKLAAELGGWTDFDSGLGGNLKINNEYLAFPLNIETLITFVNVTNAQKDGIDYSKPFEISNTKDADKILLPLFDAWYGVAATNSANIELLSKKSDNVLFSDITSEFNNLSNDKKEAIKIIYEYWKLNYKNKTPLFDPEAGWGYIDTEFSNGNKGVIRLGGPWDTASISEQTNGNFAIFPIDHITLNGKPLLHWKGGWGLAINSRIEKDADKYALALQMIKEIVNPKYAAEFFKATGKILENVPADVYEKLDLEKTEKEVIKAVIASYTLSPARPLFKEWGKVWDTWRNAILSWNSVNPQTVEEAYKELKASFDAMMTNFSM
- a CDS encoding carbohydrate ABC transporter permease, which codes for MEYKIAELEIQHITELIKHIENLKNELSKQKEKLIKIDEAERLDILQKIKTLTLERKQQLDNDLKSLAEKKTKKLISKKAYKTESKAKKRSFKDDITSVSFLDTKMSIQEEIKNLKYRIKTDIKTKSRVLEADISAIRRKTPIEPEHIPLISYFTFLIPGLGQLFNKQYVKAALFFLGTVFIYVIAVPYILGFTNYQGGGITGLINLAGGGAKIDKSIIFMIEGIISLLLTVFSVLLYIISFKDVRNVELNAVKGIRRNTWFESKRSIEREGFPYLISFPALIIIVFIIVVPILTTVFISFTNMDPTHQNKFSWIGLQNYKLLAAGSGIAGKAFYLILGWTLIWTVGASTLSIAIGFILSLIVNQERIRGKAVFRTIYLLPWAVPAFITIMFFSIMVSRGGLITELIEKISGLSLDIKNNAHLTRTSLILLQSWLGSSYIFLLSTGVLQGIPKDLYEAADIDGATGFQKAIKITVPLVLFQTAPLLIIQYAFNFNNFSIIYLFNLGGPFNPSKYGNLAGASDILISYIYKLTIENQYQAIGAAVTMVISLVLMFIAFLNFKRTKSFKEN
- a CDS encoding sugar ABC transporter permease, with amino-acid sequence MKKQKTLYLSDRQPLTATGKIFLALSYSLMIIWAVLIIWPLAVIVISAFNGNQGKNISLQQTFKFSFKHFDYLFNKTYFFFWVRNTLIIAISTALLTLIIVSLTGYAYSRYRFTGKKIILMSIMLIQIIPVFTGLTAFYTLHSIISEAIPFFSRKAMLILIYTGGGIASNTFILKGYIDSISTELDDAARIDGCSNMQVYGLVIMPIARPMLAIIALWSFIGPFMDYMLPKILLTNSKDYTLTVGLFTLINDARTMNAPALAAGGLLTAIPIIILFISLQNQLVSGLSAGSVKG
- a CDS encoding ABC transporter ATP-binding protein, coding for MKVSLKDVGKKYEGRENFTIRHINLEIGDKEFCVILGPSGCGKSTLLRMIAGLNSITEGELIFGDKVVNKVAPKNRHIAMVFQSYALYPHLTVYDNMAFSLKMKKEKKEIIHNRVLEAAKILQISDNLYSRPSDLSGGQRQRVALGRAMVRRPRVFLMDEPLSNLDAKLREHMRVELVRLHKQMETTSIYVTHDQTEAMTMATKIVLLNKGKIQQVGKPEEFYNKPANLFTAQFIGSPTMNIFKGSIENGVFVNDSGLIKVAPKEEDAKRLNSYEGKKVYLGIRSERFLAQKSERNSFHTKIEVIEMLGKEKLLYTRLDDGTECVMSEPGYFEYAVDEVHNFTFDTEALHFFDGETSERIN
- the malQ gene encoding 4-alpha-glucanotransferase, which encodes MNRKSGILLHLTSLPNDEGIGTLGKEAFEFIDWLSRNKLGVWQMLPIGPTGYGDSPYASFSAFAGNPYLISFNVLREQGFLSEEELNTYKNLTEKSCIPSAVNYGFISYHKTAMLKKAAETVSEKTKEDFNLKNKIEQFYNEEKFWLDDFAVFTAIKEFYDKKNNEENGSSGIWNTCWEKNLSLCNKEAVKNFSALHSKEIEIHKIIQFLFYAQWTELKHYAENKNIKLIGDIPIFAALDSSDVWVNRNLFMLDENGRPTAVAGVPPDFFTAIGQLWGNPLYDWEAMKADGYLWWKKRIRQMLKLFDIIRIDHFRGFEAFWSIPPDAPNAVSGKWVKGPDHHFFEEIQKDLYDLNSEYKNRLPIIAEDLGVITDEVIRLRDDFNFPGMKILQFAFDVNEKQRGKLLNPYLPHNMPANCIAYTGTHDNDTLIGWIENSSEEQLALVYSYITGIPVDGELYGKLKSDDIKKELCSAMVKLCFSSPAELAIVQMQDILLAGKEARMNSPNTLGINWQWRMESYYCTNGITDKLIFWNMLYGRD